The sequence below is a genomic window from Marispirochaeta aestuarii.
TGGTGATAATTTCGCTGCTGCCGGATATGTCCAGGATATCTCCGGGATTGTTGTTACCGGCACCGACATGTGCGACTGTAGCATCATTGGTTCCCAATAATACCGGTATGCCTTCCTTCAAGCCCGTAAGCCTGGAAAACTCCCGGGACAAACCGGAAAGGACTGTACCTGCGTTGTGGATTTCCGGCAGTTTGGATTCATCGATACCGAACTGTGTGAGGATTTCCTTTGACCAGCCGCTCCATTTGGTGGTTTCATACATTGCCATCTGTGCAGCGTTTGTCGGGTCCGTTGCCCAGTGCCCGGTAAACTTTTTATACAGGTAGGTAACCAGGTGACCGATTTTACAGGTGTCGCCATAAATACCGGGCATATTCTCCTTGACCCAGAGCATCGTGGTAACGGATGCGCCGCCGGTAAACGGAAAAGTCCCGGTAATACGCTGAAACTCGTTTTCTCCCATTTCACGGATAATCTTTTTCGACTGTTCGCTGCTGCGCCGGTCAAGGTGCGTAATAATCGGATACAGGGGATTGCCATCTTTGTCCATGAAGGCGACGGAGGGTGAAAAAGTGTCGTAGGCAATCGCCTCAATCCCGTTATGGTAAGGCCCAAAGCGCTTAATACATTTCAGCATGGCAGAGAAAACATCCTCAGGGTCCAATTCTACGAAGTTCGGTTTCGGGATTTTAAAGAAATACTCTTCCTTTACAGTGTCTACGGTACGCAGGTGTTCGTCGATCAGCGAAGCTTTGATTGAAGAGGTCCCGAAATCCATGGAAAGTATGTACATCATGAACTCCTTCAGGCTTCATTAAGGTGAAGCGTATTTTTCAGTTCTCTGTTTACGAAGCATTTTGGAAAGTAACCATCCAATACCATACGGCACTGTTCTGCAGCGATTCTCTGCAAATCCTTGAGGGAGCTTTCGGAATAATACCCAACGTGAGGAGTGACGATTACATTGTCGAGTTTGTCCAGCGGACTTTTGAGCGGTATGGTTTCCACCACGTC
It includes:
- a CDS encoding FGGY-family carbohydrate kinase, with translation MMYILSMDFGTSSIKASLIDEHLRTVDTVKEEYFFKIPKPNFVELDPEDVFSAMLKCIKRFGPYHNGIEAIAYDTFSPSVAFMDKDGNPLYPIITHLDRRSSEQSKKIIREMGENEFQRITGTFPFTGGASVTTMLWVKENMPGIYGDTCKIGHLVTYLYKKFTGHWATDPTNAAQMAMYETTKWSGWSKEILTQFGIDESKLPEIHNAGTVLSGLSREFSRLTGLKEGIPVLLGTNDATVAHVGAGNNNPGDILDISGSSEIITILSDKPVTNSKYYLRNAYYPGQWQIFAITTGGFAIDWFKNEFCREMSKEEFFSSYVPEIMQRNPAENPVTFLPYLTGDRQSLRKKKGAFNGLSLDTGRDEMLLSLLTGIHEPVIDTIRLAGEFQKLNPVIKLTGGLISENFINFKKRLLKGFDFEQKDDCPILGNAIAAVRYLNNVKP